Proteins encoded together in one bacterium window:
- a CDS encoding CusA/CzcA family heavy metal efflux RND transporter: MNTLIRFGLENRLLVVALGLLVVAAGFQSYRGLPVDAFPDVSPNLVQVFTTTEGISPEDVEKYVTFPVETSMNGLPGLARIRSVSNFGLSVVNVYFEDDVDIYFARQLIGERLQEAREQIPEGFGEPEMGPISTGMGLVLFYYLEDKSGSYTLEELRTMQDWIVKFQLQTVPGVTEVLGIGGDEKQFHVLIHPEDLLRYDLTTSEILEQIRQNNLNVGAQFIERDAEEYVVRSVGLATSIDDLESIVLKTKDGTPVFLAQVADIEIGGAVRRGLQTRNGEGEVVSGMVIKLFGTNSSTVIERVEDRITSINASLPPGVRIVPYYEQKTLVTASVQTVQDALVQGIVLVSLVIVVFLGALRPSIVVALSIPFSVLFATLGMGQFDISANLMSLGGLAIAIGMMVDGTIVLTENVDRLLRARGPDASRKEVVLQACSEVARPIAFAISIIVIVFLPLFTLEGVEGKTFRPLAYTVALAMGGSLVFALALAPLLSFTVMRAPKSGNTGPRWLTPVIGLYRPLVTRFVKQRSLAVVLAGALLSLGVLAFPFLGSEFTPRLQEGTLVLRLTMAPSISLNESKRVTLLVEKRLMKVPEVSGVVTRIGRGEVGAHADPINSAEMYILLEPQESWRTDSQEGLEQLIRDGVGRVPGVLTNFTQPIAMTVDELLEGVRAELAIKLYGDDLELLAQKAGDVAQVVGRVRGAADVQVDQVSGTPQLVVRVDRKAVARYGMNVEDVQNTIRTAVGGEVAGQIFEGVRRFDIFVRFAPEYRSTPEAIGDILVPGPEGVRVPLSELATLEEMVGPRQITREDNQRFITIQCNVLDRDIGSFVEEAQKAIDQRVELPAGYFVTWGGQFRLQQEANRRLAVVVPITLLIIFVLLFSSFNSLRNASLILLNIPLALVGGIVALWLSGQNLSVPASVGFIALFGIALENGMVLVTYLNQLVSEGRDVDEASVEGACLRLRPVLMTAATTALGLLPLLFSTGTGSEVQRPLATVVVGGLITSTVLTLLVIPALYRWFSHGGGNEGRSV; this comes from the coding sequence ATGAATACATTAATTCGATTCGGACTCGAAAATCGCCTCCTCGTCGTTGCGCTTGGACTGCTCGTCGTTGCTGCAGGTTTCCAGAGCTACCGCGGGCTACCCGTCGACGCCTTTCCCGACGTAAGCCCCAATCTCGTTCAGGTCTTTACGACCACCGAGGGCATCTCGCCCGAAGACGTCGAAAAGTACGTCACGTTCCCCGTCGAAACGTCCATGAACGGGCTACCCGGCCTCGCCCGCATACGCTCGGTCTCAAACTTCGGTCTGTCGGTCGTCAACGTCTACTTCGAGGATGATGTCGACATCTATTTCGCCAGACAGCTAATCGGAGAGCGCCTCCAGGAAGCGAGAGAACAGATTCCAGAGGGCTTCGGTGAGCCAGAGATGGGCCCCATTTCAACAGGGATGGGCCTGGTGCTCTTCTACTATCTCGAGGACAAGTCCGGTAGCTACACGCTCGAAGAGCTCCGGACCATGCAGGACTGGATAGTCAAGTTCCAGCTCCAGACGGTCCCGGGCGTCACCGAAGTGCTCGGCATCGGCGGCGATGAGAAACAGTTTCACGTTCTCATCCACCCAGAAGACCTGCTCCGCTACGACCTCACCACAAGCGAGATTCTCGAGCAAATCCGCCAGAACAACTTGAACGTTGGCGCCCAGTTCATCGAGCGCGACGCTGAGGAGTACGTCGTTCGCTCCGTTGGCCTTGCCACGAGCATCGATGACCTCGAAAGCATTGTCCTCAAGACCAAAGACGGCACACCCGTCTTTCTCGCCCAGGTGGCTGACATCGAAATCGGCGGCGCCGTCCGAAGAGGCCTTCAGACTCGAAACGGCGAAGGCGAAGTCGTCTCCGGGATGGTCATCAAGCTCTTCGGCACCAACTCATCGACCGTTATCGAACGAGTCGAAGACAGAATCACCTCTATCAACGCCTCGCTCCCACCGGGAGTCCGAATCGTCCCCTACTACGAGCAGAAGACGCTCGTAACAGCCTCGGTTCAAACGGTCCAGGACGCGCTCGTTCAGGGAATCGTCCTCGTCTCCCTAGTCATCGTTGTCTTCCTGGGTGCTCTTCGCCCGAGCATCGTTGTCGCGCTCTCTATTCCGTTCTCGGTTCTCTTTGCGACGCTCGGCATGGGCCAATTCGATATCTCAGCCAACCTCATGTCCCTTGGTGGCCTCGCCATCGCAATCGGCATGATGGTGGACGGCACCATCGTGCTCACCGAGAACGTCGACCGACTGCTTCGGGCACGCGGACCAGATGCGTCTCGCAAGGAAGTGGTGCTTCAGGCGTGTAGTGAAGTTGCTCGGCCCATCGCCTTTGCCATTTCCATCATCGTCATCGTATTCCTTCCACTCTTCACGCTTGAGGGCGTTGAGGGGAAGACATTTCGGCCACTGGCCTACACGGTGGCGCTCGCCATGGGGGGCTCGCTCGTGTTCGCCCTGGCCCTCGCCCCGCTCCTGTCGTTCACCGTGATGAGAGCGCCGAAGAGTGGCAACACGGGCCCTCGTTGGCTCACGCCGGTCATCGGCCTCTATCGCCCGCTCGTCACGCGGTTCGTCAAACAGCGCTCGCTTGCCGTAGTGCTCGCTGGCGCCCTGCTCTCGCTCGGCGTACTCGCCTTCCCGTTTCTAGGTTCCGAGTTCACGCCGCGCCTACAGGAAGGCACGCTTGTGCTCCGCCTCACCATGGCACCGTCCATCTCGCTCAACGAGAGCAAACGCGTGACACTCCTCGTCGAGAAGCGGCTCATGAAAGTGCCTGAGGTCAGCGGCGTCGTCACGCGAATCGGTCGAGGCGAAGTGGGTGCGCACGCCGACCCCATCAACAGCGCAGAGATGTATATCCTGCTAGAGCCCCAAGAATCGTGGCGAACCGACAGCCAGGAAGGGCTCGAACAGCTCATCAGAGACGGCGTCGGTCGAGTCCCAGGCGTCCTCACCAACTTCACGCAGCCCATTGCGATGACCGTCGACGAACTGCTCGAAGGCGTTCGCGCTGAGCTCGCCATCAAACTCTACGGCGATGACCTGGAGCTCCTTGCTCAGAAGGCCGGCGATGTGGCCCAAGTCGTGGGTCGCGTGCGCGGCGCCGCCGATGTTCAAGTAGACCAGGTTTCAGGCACACCCCAGCTCGTCGTCCGAGTCGACCGGAAGGCCGTCGCCCGATACGGCATGAATGTCGAAGACGTCCAGAACACCATTCGCACGGCCGTTGGCGGCGAGGTCGCGGGTCAAATTTTCGAGGGCGTGCGTCGTTTCGACATCTTCGTCCGATTCGCCCCAGAATACCGCTCCACGCCCGAAGCCATCGGCGACATTCTCGTCCCCGGCCCAGAAGGCGTTCGCGTACCGCTCTCTGAGCTCGCCACGCTTGAGGAAATGGTTGGACCAAGGCAGATTACGCGCGAAGACAACCAGCGATTCATCACCATCCAGTGCAACGTGCTCGACCGCGATATAGGCTCCTTCGTCGAAGAAGCGCAGAAGGCTATTGACCAGCGCGTGGAGCTACCCGCAGGCTACTTCGTGACCTGGGGCGGCCAGTTCAGACTCCAGCAAGAAGCCAACCGCCGGCTCGCCGTCGTCGTGCCGATAACGCTCCTCATCATCTTCGTCCTGCTCTTCTCGAGCTTCAATTCGCTGAGAAACGCATCGCTCATTCTGCTGAACATTCCCCTCGCCCTTGTCGGCGGAATCGTCGCGCTCTGGCTGTCAGGCCAGAACCTCTCCGTGCCGGCGTCTGTGGGCTTCATCGCGCTCTTCGGTATTGCGCTCGAGAACGGAATGGTCCTTGTCACTTACCTCAATCAGCTTGTGTCCGAGGGTCGAGACGTTGACGAAGCGTCCGTCGAGGGCGCATGCCTCCGCCTTCGTCCGGTCCTCATGACGGCGGCGACGACCGCCCTTGGGCTCCTGCCTCTACTGTTTTCCACTGGAACCGGAAGCGAGGTACAGCGACCGCTCGCCACGGTCGTTGTGGGCGGGCTCATCACCTCAACTGTGCTCACGCTCCTCGTCATCCCCGCGCTTTATCGATGGTTCTCCCACGGAGGCGGGAACGAGGGCCGCTCTGTCTGA
- a CDS encoding DUF2703 domain-containing protein — translation MIEILYFSGCPNHKLTVDLVRQVVGELGIDAQILEVAVESLEAAERLRFIGSPSVRVSGRDIETDARERTDFALSCRMYGSAGVPPRELLVEALRAA, via the coding sequence GTGATTGAAATTCTCTATTTCTCAGGCTGTCCGAACCACAAGTTGACCGTGGACCTTGTGCGTCAAGTGGTAGGGGAGCTCGGTATCGATGCCCAAATTCTGGAGGTCGCGGTCGAGTCTCTTGAGGCGGCCGAAAGACTTCGATTTATCGGTTCACCCAGTGTGCGCGTAAGTGGTCGCGACATTGAGACCGACGCGCGAGAGCGTACGGATTTTGCGCTTAGCTGCCGGATGTATGGGAGTGCGGGCGTGCCTCCGCGAGAGCTGCTTGTCGAAGCGCTTCGTGCGGCTTAG
- the dmeF gene encoding CDF family Co(II)/Ni(II) efflux transporter DmeF, protein MHGTNREAWEHSHDYLSASHDRNERQTRFVIGLTLVMMVAEISAGSVFNSMALLADGWHMASHASALSITAFAYWFARRHRSNSQFSFGTGKVGVLGGFTSAVVLAVVALLIAWESGQRFFNPLEISFDQAIAVAAVGLAVNLVSAWLLRDGHHHHGAGDHHGHHHDHNLRAAYLHVLADALTSLTAIFALLCGKLFGWGWMDPAMGIVGSVVIARWSYGLLRETSAVLLDGSITAETSAKLRATLEEGTTDVVADLHVWEVAPGRVAVIASVISDEPKQPEHYQTLLECAAEVAHVTVEVVRCPEHVEDAA, encoded by the coding sequence ATGCATGGAACCAATCGCGAGGCTTGGGAGCACAGCCACGACTATCTGTCGGCGAGCCATGACCGAAACGAGCGTCAGACACGATTCGTCATCGGGCTCACGCTGGTGATGATGGTTGCAGAAATCTCGGCGGGAAGCGTCTTCAACTCGATGGCGCTGCTCGCAGACGGCTGGCACATGGCTAGCCACGCATCTGCTCTGAGCATTACGGCATTCGCCTATTGGTTTGCTCGGCGACATCGAAGCAACTCACAATTCTCGTTCGGGACGGGCAAGGTAGGCGTCCTGGGAGGCTTCACGAGCGCGGTAGTGCTGGCTGTTGTGGCGCTTCTCATTGCCTGGGAGTCCGGACAGCGGTTCTTCAATCCGCTTGAGATTTCATTCGACCAGGCGATTGCTGTAGCTGCCGTCGGACTTGCGGTGAATCTCGTATCGGCATGGTTGCTTCGGGACGGACATCATCATCACGGCGCTGGCGACCATCACGGTCATCACCACGACCACAACTTGCGAGCCGCCTATCTTCACGTGTTGGCTGACGCATTGACTTCGTTGACGGCAATATTCGCGCTCCTCTGCGGAAAGCTCTTCGGTTGGGGATGGATGGACCCGGCGATGGGAATCGTGGGGTCGGTCGTCATCGCCCGATGGTCCTACGGGTTGCTGCGCGAGACATCGGCTGTGCTCCTGGACGGCTCTATCACGGCTGAGACGAGCGCGAAGCTCCGCGCGACGCTCGAGGAAGGCACAACTGACGTCGTGGCTGACCTACACGTGTGGGAAGTCGCTCCGGGTCGCGTGGCGGTGATTGCTTCGGTCATCTCCGACGAACCGAAGCAGCCCGAGCACTACCAAACGCTCTTGGAATGTGCGGCTGAAGTCGCGCATGTCACCGTCGAGGTCGTTCGTTGCCCGGAGCACGTAGAGGACGCCGCGTAG
- a CDS encoding potassium channel family protein, producing the protein MVTAFEALEKRPFLLALTLAAVPYLGLRLYLSSVMHAEATMAIAPNAEFLLVLFAAGAVVPAIFLAVVLRRLVRESESFELRALLEVYFSLVVVFAVTYAVLQASGMDPSFSGMQPIWGERGASGSEHTARLHAVFGDSLYLSVVTMTTVGYGDIVPVGLLAKTMTAVQGLLGIGFVGLVLGQYFSSCIACSPRGG; encoded by the coding sequence ATGGTTACTGCCTTCGAAGCACTCGAGAAACGACCGTTCCTTCTCGCGCTCACGCTGGCCGCAGTTCCATATCTGGGGCTCAGGCTCTACCTGAGTAGCGTCATGCATGCGGAAGCGACGATGGCGATTGCGCCGAATGCCGAGTTCCTACTCGTGCTGTTTGCCGCTGGGGCCGTTGTGCCGGCCATTTTCCTCGCTGTCGTGCTTCGCCGCCTCGTGCGAGAGAGCGAGTCGTTTGAGCTCAGAGCGCTGCTCGAGGTCTACTTCTCGCTCGTGGTGGTCTTTGCCGTGACGTATGCGGTTCTGCAAGCGAGCGGCATGGACCCTTCGTTTTCCGGGATGCAACCCATCTGGGGTGAGAGAGGTGCTTCCGGGTCGGAACATACGGCTCGACTTCACGCGGTTTTCGGAGACTCGCTTTACCTGAGCGTGGTTACTATGACCACCGTGGGTTATGGCGACATCGTGCCCGTTGGCTTGCTCGCGAAGACGATGACGGCTGTCCAAGGTCTGCTCGGAATCGGCTTCGTTGGGTTGGTACTCGGGCAGTACTTTTCTTCTTGTATTGCGTGTTCGCCGCGCGGAGGTTGA
- a CDS encoding sterol desaturase family protein: MASAIRYGFCPLILIGFNGVGLTVIANGAALWWLPVILGCAIALSFGAERLLPYEEDWNRSHDDADRDILHALVNEVANFGTLLLLPVFTSLLAIGGIWPEGWPFVLQVLLAVLVADAGIALAHYASHRLDVLWRFHAVHHSVKRMYGFNGLMKHPVHQAIETVVGTTPLVLMGLPPSVATALVFCVAVQLLLQHSNVDYSVGPLRYVLAVSEVHRFHHQKDANLGDVNFGLFTTLVDHALGTFHYEQRETRFTSEELGIGAEPDYPSAYLSQLAEPFRARPRDASAGSPA; encoded by the coding sequence ATGGCCAGCGCTATTCGATACGGGTTCTGTCCGCTGATACTGATTGGGTTCAATGGCGTGGGGCTTACTGTCATCGCAAACGGTGCAGCCCTTTGGTGGCTTCCGGTGATTCTGGGATGTGCGATTGCGCTGTCGTTCGGGGCAGAGCGTTTACTTCCCTATGAAGAGGACTGGAATCGGTCCCACGACGACGCTGACAGGGACATCCTTCACGCGCTCGTAAACGAGGTGGCGAACTTCGGCACCCTTCTTCTTCTACCTGTCTTTACGTCGCTGCTCGCGATTGGGGGAATCTGGCCTGAGGGTTGGCCCTTCGTTCTGCAGGTTCTTCTCGCCGTGCTCGTCGCCGACGCCGGCATTGCGCTCGCGCACTATGCGAGTCATCGGCTCGACGTGCTTTGGCGATTTCACGCAGTACACCACAGCGTGAAGCGGATGTACGGCTTCAACGGGCTGATGAAGCACCCCGTGCACCAGGCGATAGAGACCGTCGTCGGCACCACACCGCTGGTGCTGATGGGCTTGCCGCCATCGGTCGCGACGGCGCTCGTATTCTGTGTCGCTGTCCAACTACTCTTGCAGCACTCGAACGTGGACTACAGCGTTGGCCCGCTTCGCTACGTGCTTGCGGTGAGCGAAGTTCACCGATTCCATCACCAGAAGGATGCGAATCTGGGCGACGTAAACTTTGGGCTGTTCACAACGCTCGTCGACCATGCCCTCGGCACGTTTCACTACGAGCAACGAGAGACGCGGTTCACGTCTGAAGAGCTTGGAATCGGCGCGGAGCCCGACTACCCGAGCGCGTACCTGTCGCAGCTCGCCGAGCCCTTTCGCGCTCGACCTCGAGACGCGTCGGCGGGTTCACCAGCGTAG
- a CDS encoding metal-sensitive transcriptional regulator: protein MKEEARKKVQARLKKIAGQVAGIQRMVEEDRYCVDVLHQVAAVEGALDRVGHLVLAQHVETCVTSAIESGKPKERKQKLDELMDVFSRFGRVRP from the coding sequence TTGAAGGAAGAGGCACGGAAGAAGGTTCAGGCTCGGCTAAAGAAGATCGCTGGCCAGGTGGCGGGAATTCAACGCATGGTCGAGGAAGACCGGTATTGCGTGGATGTACTGCATCAGGTGGCGGCCGTAGAAGGGGCGCTCGATAGGGTGGGGCACCTGGTGCTCGCCCAGCACGTTGAGACGTGCGTCACGAGCGCCATCGAAAGCGGGAAGCCGAAGGAGCGCAAACAAAAGCTCGACGAATTGATGGACGTGTTTTCTCGCTTCGGTCGCGTGCGGCCATAG
- a CDS encoding TolC family protein, with product MTKQTANIVLFALLLTTPTTGLAEEPLPTVLTLEWCLERASEANPALAEAAAITSAAEHRVRPAGALDDPRIAYDASNIPTGDFNFDSTPLSGHQFGLRQKLPFPGLLSSRKKAARRGYEASKLLVEDRRLLTDGAVETAWSEVAFAQQALDITDRNIDLLRQLAATAESRYRVGSGLQQDVLRAQVELTALLEERLRRVEAIARTSAHLVALLDLPPETELPRTSGLESDTAVPPLSPLLTQLEKQNARLRSAEKKVEEARLRIRVTELEGLPDIDLGIGYRARKSVPGDPVDGDDFVSAGFTVRLPLDRSKWRSKVSERRALLRRAEAEFRRVRAELGAETRSAHAGLVRASSEEALLETGLVPQARQSLEASRSAYKVGRIEFLSLLDSQVRLLGAELRLVRARADKRRAFAALETAAGEKLR from the coding sequence ATGACGAAACAAACCGCCAACATCGTTCTCTTCGCGCTTCTTCTGACGACACCGACGACCGGCCTGGCAGAAGAACCCCTCCCCACAGTGCTCACTCTCGAGTGGTGCCTCGAGCGCGCGAGCGAAGCCAACCCGGCTCTCGCCGAAGCTGCCGCTATCACCTCCGCCGCCGAACATCGCGTTCGACCGGCGGGTGCGCTCGATGACCCGAGGATCGCCTACGACGCGAGCAACATTCCGACCGGCGATTTCAACTTCGACTCAACGCCGCTATCCGGGCATCAATTCGGGCTTCGGCAGAAGCTGCCCTTTCCCGGGCTTCTTTCCAGCAGGAAGAAGGCCGCAAGGAGGGGCTACGAGGCATCAAAGCTGCTCGTCGAAGACCGTCGGCTCCTCACAGATGGCGCGGTCGAAACAGCCTGGTCCGAAGTCGCCTTCGCGCAACAAGCGCTCGACATCACAGACCGAAACATCGACCTCCTTCGCCAGCTCGCGGCCACCGCCGAATCCCGGTATCGCGTCGGAAGCGGCCTCCAGCAAGACGTCCTTCGCGCCCAGGTCGAACTCACCGCCCTGCTTGAAGAGCGGCTTCGCCGCGTGGAAGCCATTGCGCGCACAAGCGCGCATCTCGTCGCACTACTCGACTTACCCCCTGAGACGGAGCTTCCCCGCACCAGCGGGCTCGAATCGGACACCGCCGTTCCGCCGCTGTCACCCCTCCTCACTCAACTTGAGAAACAGAATGCTCGCCTCCGCTCCGCCGAAAAGAAGGTCGAAGAGGCGCGCCTTCGCATTCGCGTCACCGAGCTCGAAGGCCTGCCCGACATAGATCTCGGCATCGGCTACCGCGCCAGGAAGAGCGTCCCGGGCGACCCGGTTGATGGAGATGATTTCGTCTCGGCCGGTTTCACTGTGCGCCTTCCGCTCGACCGCTCGAAATGGCGCTCGAAAGTATCAGAACGAAGGGCACTGCTACGACGCGCAGAAGCCGAGTTTCGCCGAGTGCGTGCGGAACTCGGTGCAGAGACCCGAAGCGCACACGCAGGGCTCGTTCGAGCCTCTTCCGAAGAAGCGCTGCTTGAAACCGGGCTTGTTCCCCAAGCCCGTCAATCGCTCGAAGCGAGTCGCTCCGCCTACAAGGTTGGCCGCATCGAGTTCCTAAGCCTTCTCGACAGCCAGGTTCGACTGCTAGGTGCCGAGCTCCGGCTCGTCCGCGCACGCGCAGACAAACGCAGAGCCTTCGCCGCACTAGAAACCGCTGCCGGGGAGAAACTGCGATGA
- a CDS encoding efflux RND transporter periplasmic adaptor subunit, translating into MNKTTLLTILVALVAIAAGWWGRGLMSTEHDMSSPSATASADGPCPGGAEPLYWKAPMDPSYVRESPGKSPMGMDLVPECPGVANAAPEGAVIIDSATMQNIGVRTAPVERRDLAREVRAVGRVAYDERRVAHVHTKVQGWIENLFVDFVGQEVKRGQPLLEIYSPELVATQEELLLAARYRESTEDSPFEDVRGGGASLFEATKRRLALWDIADRDVKRLLETGEVKRTLTLYAPASGYITRLGVRSGMEVQPNSNLYTIADLSRVWVLADVYEFELPWLELGQMAHVELSYLPGVPMQGELTYIAPFLDPKTRTAEVRLELDNADGKLKPEMFGNAVIAGAPRPGALAIPTDAVIRSGTRTVAIVALGDGQFAPRDIQLGLDSGDGWLEVLSGLDEGEDVVVSSQFLIDSESNLQEAVQKLLAARAGDAAEVSEDHSGHEMPGDETMDHSGHDMPSNRVPPNEAPMNHEGHSMPMEHSMPDDHSMHSGHQAPATEHDRSKMAEE; encoded by the coding sequence ATGAACAAAACCACCCTACTCACCATTCTCGTCGCCCTCGTCGCCATCGCTGCCGGCTGGTGGGGCCGCGGACTGATGTCAACCGAACACGACATGAGCTCGCCGAGCGCAACGGCTTCGGCCGATGGCCCCTGCCCCGGTGGTGCAGAGCCCCTCTACTGGAAAGCTCCCATGGACCCGAGCTACGTGCGTGAATCGCCCGGAAAGTCGCCCATGGGTATGGACCTTGTGCCTGAGTGTCCAGGCGTCGCGAACGCCGCACCCGAAGGTGCTGTCATTATCGATTCGGCCACGATGCAGAACATCGGTGTTCGCACCGCGCCGGTCGAGCGACGAGACCTGGCACGCGAGGTCAGGGCCGTCGGACGCGTCGCCTACGACGAACGACGCGTTGCGCACGTGCACACGAAGGTTCAAGGTTGGATTGAGAATCTCTTCGTGGACTTCGTTGGCCAGGAGGTGAAGCGCGGACAACCGCTGCTCGAAATCTACTCTCCGGAACTCGTCGCCACTCAAGAGGAGCTCCTGCTTGCAGCCCGCTATCGGGAATCCACAGAAGACAGCCCGTTTGAAGACGTTCGTGGCGGAGGTGCCTCCCTCTTCGAAGCAACGAAACGGCGGCTCGCGCTGTGGGATATCGCGGACCGTGACGTGAAGCGCCTGCTCGAAACTGGCGAGGTAAAGCGAACCCTCACGCTCTACGCCCCTGCTTCTGGATACATCACTCGCCTCGGCGTCCGCTCAGGCATGGAGGTGCAGCCGAACTCTAACCTCTACACCATCGCCGACCTTTCGCGCGTCTGGGTGCTTGCGGACGTCTACGAATTCGAGCTGCCCTGGCTCGAGCTCGGCCAGATGGCCCACGTTGAGCTCAGCTACTTGCCCGGCGTTCCCATGCAAGGCGAGCTCACCTACATCGCACCCTTCCTCGACCCCAAGACCCGAACAGCAGAAGTTCGCCTCGAGCTCGACAACGCCGACGGAAAGCTCAAACCGGAGATGTTCGGAAACGCCGTCATCGCCGGCGCGCCCCGCCCGGGAGCGCTCGCCATTCCGACTGATGCCGTGATTCGCTCGGGCACTCGCACGGTGGCCATCGTCGCACTCGGCGATGGGCAATTCGCGCCGCGCGATATCCAGCTAGGTCTCGATAGTGGCGACGGATGGCTCGAGGTCCTCTCCGGCCTCGACGAAGGAGAAGATGTCGTGGTCTCCAGCCAATTCCTCATCGACAGCGAGAGCAACCTGCAGGAAGCAGTTCAGAAACTGCTCGCCGCCAGAGCCGGCGATGCAGCCGAGGTAAGCGAGGACCACTCGGGGCACGAAATGCCGGGGGACGAGACGATGGACCATTCCGGACACGACATGCCTTCGAACCGGGTTCCGCCGAACGAAGCGCCCATGAACCACGAAGGTCACTCGATGCCAATGGAGCACTCGATGCCCGACGACCATTCGATGCACAGTGGTCACCAGGCACCGGCCACCGAGCACGACCGCTCCAAGATGGCTGAGGAGTAG